In Bacillus cereus ATCC 14579, a single window of DNA contains:
- a CDS encoding toxic anion resistance protein — MTELEKKEPVSIVKDNNVEVVVDTVIKDEELDELNKEADLYVQKLNSEQNTDLSKVLSQLGDLGDKEQQAAGQTLSALKRPVTAMMNGKNEEIPNTLLELRKVVSELDPNSLKASGMKKIMFKVFKKNPLETYVHKYQSIDKQIEEIIRSLLIGRDNLQEDTVGLEMLKEQSHDKIHALDKQVYLGKKLAGMLEAEKQNPERQRDIPLINDALEKILVRTRNMQQAKSVLLQSIASVDIIKKNNEKLTEAIRNAITMTQNVVTVSAAIQLALTNQRKTIDAVNATNEAIESMVLSNSQALKQNTEETTKLLENPAISMDKLRESFQNVFAAIEASEKSSERIIESSKKFVIELDTFNDEMKQKLIQRPRK, encoded by the coding sequence TTGACTGAACTCGAGAAAAAAGAACCTGTATCCATTGTGAAAGATAATAATGTAGAAGTAGTGGTTGATACAGTTATAAAAGATGAAGAACTTGATGAATTAAATAAAGAAGCCGATCTTTATGTACAAAAGTTAAATAGCGAGCAAAATACAGATTTATCAAAAGTATTGTCGCAGCTAGGAGATTTGGGGGATAAAGAACAACAAGCAGCAGGACAAACGTTATCAGCATTAAAACGTCCTGTAACAGCGATGATGAATGGAAAGAATGAAGAAATTCCAAATACATTGTTAGAATTACGCAAAGTAGTATCAGAGCTTGATCCGAATTCATTAAAAGCAAGTGGTATGAAGAAAATTATGTTTAAAGTATTTAAGAAAAATCCACTTGAAACATACGTGCATAAATATCAATCTATAGATAAGCAAATTGAGGAAATTATTAGATCCCTTCTAATTGGTCGTGATAACTTACAAGAGGATACAGTTGGTCTTGAAATGTTAAAAGAACAATCGCACGATAAAATTCATGCGCTTGATAAACAAGTATACTTAGGGAAAAAGCTTGCTGGCATGCTTGAAGCTGAGAAACAAAATCCAGAGCGTCAAAGGGATATTCCGTTAATTAACGATGCATTAGAAAAGATACTTGTACGTACACGTAATATGCAGCAAGCGAAAAGTGTATTATTACAATCTATAGCTTCTGTAGACATCATTAAGAAAAATAATGAAAAATTAACAGAGGCAATACGTAATGCGATTACGATGACACAAAACGTTGTAACAGTTTCAGCTGCTATTCAGCTTGCATTAACGAATCAACGTAAAACAATTGATGCGGTAAATGCAACGAATGAAGCAATTGAATCGATGGTATTAAGTAATTCTCAAGCGTTAAAACAAAATACAGAAGAAACGACGAAATTGCTTGAAAACCCTGCTATTAGCATGGATAAATTACGTGAATCATTCCAAAATGTGTTCGCTGCAATTGAAGCATCTGAAAAATCGTCAGAACGTATTATCGAGTCAAGTAAGAAGTTCGTTATTGAACTAGACACATTTAATGATGAGATGAAGCAGAAACTCATTCAGCGTCCAAGGAAATAA
- a CDS encoding DUF6688 domain-containing protein codes for MLFELVILFVILFLFLGYPISKAWDSFQSKKENSSSILKFEPQEILSICLSYFIFGLGIMWNANDVRGGIPLHKFEKNGMMSDQYASLAHDHIAIVVLLVILGAVSYWRLTKGLTKLSPIFYIFYSTLMIVNIVYTFIYITHTGFAFYTELGGLRYIPVFCIQVGMLAFSLLFIAKLRNTLDYFIQSQNEKDYTQSNRIILLLYRISFGYQKMATVWMISLFPVLLIIQFILILFGQKPDSFIRVFMETSSFNYSKIPAPSPQIVSGDGHYLCTVSVKGHKNIVKPLRAGIRHGERITVNRQLLIANAFENVIEERVPKCHKVIRNFYDKYGYPISKHINTKWSADFVYILMKPLEWFFLFVLYTVDKNPENRIHIQYSELRK; via the coding sequence GTGTTATTTGAGTTAGTCATCCTATTTGTAATTTTATTTTTATTTCTGGGCTATCCCATTAGTAAAGCTTGGGATAGTTTCCAATCGAAGAAGGAAAATTCCTCAAGTATACTAAAGTTCGAGCCACAGGAAATATTATCAATATGTTTGAGTTATTTTATATTTGGTTTAGGCATTATGTGGAATGCAAATGATGTAAGAGGAGGAATACCATTACATAAATTTGAAAAGAACGGAATGATGTCTGATCAATATGCTTCTTTAGCACATGACCACATTGCTATAGTAGTTCTCTTAGTTATTTTAGGTGCGGTTTCGTATTGGAGATTAACGAAAGGCCTAACAAAACTTTCACCAATATTTTATATTTTTTATAGTACTTTAATGATAGTAAACATTGTATATACATTCATCTATATTACCCATACAGGCTTTGCCTTTTATACGGAACTCGGAGGATTGAGATACATTCCAGTCTTTTGTATTCAAGTTGGGATGCTTGCATTTAGTCTATTATTCATAGCTAAATTAAGAAATACATTAGATTATTTCATACAATCTCAGAATGAGAAAGATTATACGCAGAGCAACAGAATTATATTATTGCTGTATCGTATTTCTTTTGGATATCAAAAAATGGCTACAGTCTGGATGATAAGTTTATTTCCTGTCTTGTTAATTATTCAATTCATTTTAATACTGTTTGGCCAAAAACCAGATAGTTTTATAAGAGTGTTTATGGAAACAAGTAGTTTTAATTATTCTAAGATTCCTGCCCCAAGTCCTCAAATTGTCTCCGGGGATGGGCATTATTTATGTACAGTTTCTGTGAAAGGCCATAAAAACATCGTTAAGCCATTACGAGCAGGAATTAGGCATGGGGAAAGAATTACAGTTAATCGACAGTTATTAATTGCGAACGCTTTTGAAAATGTAATTGAGGAGCGGGTACCAAAATGTCATAAAGTTATTCGTAATTTTTATGATAAATACGGTTATCCGATTAGTAAACATATTAATACGAAATGGTCGGCTGATTTTGTTTATATTTTAATGAAGCCACTAGAATGGTTCTTCTTATTTGTACTTTACACAGTAGATAAAAACCCTGAGAATAGAATTCATATTCAATATAGTGAACTACGAAAATAA
- a CDS encoding LysE family transporter — MPIFSFLLFVFISSFTPGPNNFLAMTYANQHGLKRSINFCFGVAFGFFILTSLCSFFNIVLINIIPIIEFPLKILGVAYMLYLAFKIITSKGGAGHNEKNNKNLFTVGIFLQFINPKGILFGLTVVSTFILPYYNSYSSFLLFSLFLGIVGLLSTFSWSLFGSMFQKLLLKHNQLFNIIMAVLLVFSAVSIVIH, encoded by the coding sequence ATGCCTATATTTTCTTTTTTGTTATTTGTATTTATAAGTAGCTTCACACCTGGTCCCAACAATTTCTTAGCTATGACATACGCAAATCAACATGGATTAAAGAGAAGCATAAACTTTTGCTTTGGAGTAGCATTCGGTTTTTTCATCCTCACTTCTTTATGCAGTTTCTTTAATATTGTATTAATTAATATTATCCCTATAATTGAATTTCCTTTAAAAATTTTAGGTGTCGCGTATATGCTATATTTAGCCTTTAAAATAATTACTAGTAAAGGCGGTGCCGGTCACAATGAAAAAAATAATAAAAACTTATTTACAGTGGGTATTTTCCTTCAATTTATTAACCCTAAAGGAATATTATTCGGACTCACAGTAGTCTCTACTTTTATACTCCCTTACTACAATTCATATTCAAGTTTTCTACTTTTCTCATTATTTCTAGGTATAGTCGGTTTACTGAGTACATTTAGTTGGAGCCTTTTTGGTTCCATGTTCCAAAAACTTTTATTAAAACATAATCAATTATTTAACATCATTATGGCTGTTTTATTAGTTTTCAGTGCCGTTTCAATCGTTATACACTAA
- a CDS encoding phytoene desaturase family protein has translation MKKFDVAIVGGGLAGLTASIYLAKVGRKVIVLEKSSQFGGRGMTTNKNGICMNLGAHALYRGGAAFITFNELGMTLPGGIPSTKAHGIWKGDIFTIPTDFRSILSTPLLSWSAKVQFSRLMIRLGNLDVGEVPKMSLTTWAENEIKDPMVRNIFYALCRTTTYTFAPTIQLASSVLKQIQLSIKEGVLYVDGGWETIITKLRAIANDIGVQFLAKKHVVEIEHSEGKQRIHCVDDEVFEVGTVIVTTPPKEACKIIKGAEGTSLHKWSEQSVPVTVGALDIGLRQLPNPTHQFVLGLDQPIFFTNQSRAAKLSEDGSIAVSLIKYHNPVLEMNHIHEDKEQLESTMELLHSNWKREVVAQQYLPKITVVHDFPHIDRVEKPGPNIPEMPGVYVAGDWAGHDEILADAAVASGKRAALHILKQYESEAVHHGNGAVI, from the coding sequence ATGAAGAAATTTGATGTAGCAATTGTTGGCGGTGGGCTTGCTGGATTAACAGCATCTATATATTTAGCGAAAGTTGGAAGGAAAGTGATTGTATTAGAAAAGTCCAGTCAATTCGGTGGCCGAGGGATGACTACAAATAAAAATGGAATCTGCATGAATCTTGGTGCACATGCTTTATATAGAGGCGGGGCAGCGTTTATAACTTTTAACGAGCTCGGTATGACTCTTCCAGGTGGAATACCATCTACAAAAGCACATGGAATATGGAAAGGGGATATATTCACCATCCCAACAGATTTTCGCTCAATTTTATCAACACCACTACTTTCTTGGTCTGCAAAAGTACAATTCTCACGTCTTATGATTCGTTTAGGAAATTTAGATGTAGGAGAAGTTCCGAAAATGAGTCTAACTACATGGGCAGAAAATGAAATAAAAGATCCAATGGTTCGCAATATATTTTATGCGCTATGCCGGACAACAACATATACGTTTGCTCCTACAATACAATTAGCATCATCTGTACTAAAGCAAATACAGCTTTCTATAAAAGAAGGAGTGCTTTATGTAGATGGTGGTTGGGAGACGATAATAACAAAATTAAGAGCTATAGCAAATGATATCGGGGTGCAGTTTTTGGCTAAAAAGCATGTTGTGGAAATTGAGCATTCCGAAGGTAAACAAAGAATACATTGTGTTGATGATGAGGTTTTTGAAGTAGGTACAGTCATCGTGACGACTCCGCCGAAAGAGGCTTGTAAAATAATAAAAGGTGCAGAAGGAACAAGTTTGCATAAATGGAGTGAACAATCGGTACCGGTTACTGTTGGTGCATTAGATATTGGCTTGAGACAATTACCCAATCCTACACATCAATTTGTATTAGGATTAGATCAACCTATATTTTTCACAAATCAATCGAGAGCAGCTAAATTAAGTGAAGACGGATCAATTGCAGTGAGTCTAATTAAGTACCATAATCCTGTGCTAGAGATGAATCATATTCATGAAGATAAAGAACAGTTGGAAAGTACGATGGAGTTGTTACACTCAAATTGGAAAAGAGAAGTTGTTGCACAGCAATATTTACCGAAAATAACAGTAGTACATGATTTTCCTCATATTGACCGTGTTGAAAAGCCGGGTCCTAATATACCTGAAATGCCAGGTGTTTATGTTGCAGGAGATTGGGCAGGGCATGATGAAATATTAGCTGATGCTGCGGTAGCAAGCGGGAAACGTGCAGCGTTACACATTTTAAAGCAATATGAAAGTGAGGCAGTTCATCATGGAAACGGAGCAGTTATATGA
- a CDS encoding DUF4183 domain-containing protein, which produces MKRNDNLSLNKGMIGPENIGPTFPILPPIYIPTGATGPTGITGPTGETGPTGITGPTGVTGPTGITGPTGATGPTGITGPTGATGPTGITGPTGATGPTGETGPTGITGPTGATGPTGITGPTGATGPTGETGPTGETGPTGVTGPTGITGPTGATGPTGITGPTGATGPTGETGPTGITGPTGATGPTGGIGPITTTNLLYYTFADGEKLIYTDADGIPQYGTTNILSPSEVSYINLFVNGILQPQPLYEVSTGKLTLLDTQPPSQGSSIILQFIIIN; this is translated from the coding sequence TTGAAACGCAATGACAATTTATCATTGAATAAGGGGATGATAGGCCCAGAAAATATTGGACCTACATTTCCGATTCTGCCACCAATTTATATTCCAACCGGAGCAACAGGCCCGACTGGAATAACGGGGCCGACCGGAGAAACGGGGCCGACCGGAATAACAGGCCCAACCGGAGTAACAGGCCCAACCGGAATAACGGGACCAACCGGAGCAACGGGCCCGACTGGAATAACGGGACCAACCGGAGCAACAGGCCCAACCGGAATAACGGGCCCGACCGGAGCAACAGGTCCAACTGGAGAAACGGGCCCGACTGGAATAACGGGACCAACCGGAGCAACAGGCCCAACCGGAATAACGGGCCCGACCGGAGCAACAGGTCCAACTGGAGAAACGGGCCCAACCGGAGAAACGGGGCCGACCGGAGTAACAGGCCCGACTGGAATAACAGGCCCAACCGGAGCAACAGGCCCGACTGGAATAACGGGCCCGACCGGAGCAACAGGTCCAACTGGAGAAACGGGCCCGACTGGAATAACGGGACCAACCGGAGCAACAGGTCCTACCGGGGGGATTGGCCCTATAACAACCACCAATTTGTTATATTACACTTTTGCGGATGGAGAGAAGCTTATATATACAGATGCTGACGGGATACCCCAATATGGTACAACGAATATTTTGTCTCCTAGTGAAGTTTCTTATATTAATTTGTTTGTTAATGGAATACTGCAGCCACAACCATTATATGAAGTGAGTACTGGTAAATTAACTTTATTGGATACGCAACCACCATCGCAAGGATCTTCAATTATATTACAATTTATTATTATTAATTAA
- a CDS encoding sigma-70 family RNA polymerase sigma factor, which yields METEQLYEAYQPLLFSLSYRILGSVMDAEDIVQDVFISLNNIEDPQSIENMKAYLCKMATNRSIDKLRSAAHKRNVYVGMWLPEPLVEESDEPSKSFIMKESLSTAYLLLLQQLSEVERIVFILREVFSYEYEEIASIVDKSSVNCRKIFQRARKSMLEKPKQSKLSTEKMASYVEKFVASLQCGDTEGMLEVLKTDAILKADGGGKVTTAINPIYSADRIIRLFFGIAQRLTEEYTVDFKMVNGIPGVIVTINNKVTYVLSFAFEDEKISNIYMMVNPEKLMHLNVKI from the coding sequence ATGGAAACGGAGCAGTTATATGAAGCGTATCAACCATTATTATTTTCGTTATCATACAGAATCCTTGGGAGTGTTATGGATGCTGAGGATATCGTTCAGGATGTATTTATCTCGCTAAATAATATAGAAGATCCACAATCTATAGAAAATATGAAAGCATATTTATGTAAGATGGCGACAAATCGTTCAATTGATAAATTACGATCGGCAGCGCATAAACGTAACGTGTATGTAGGGATGTGGTTACCAGAGCCACTTGTAGAAGAGAGTGATGAGCCATCAAAGTCATTTATAATGAAAGAATCCCTTTCCACCGCATATTTATTACTTTTACAACAACTATCTGAGGTAGAAAGGATTGTTTTCATATTAAGAGAGGTTTTCAGTTATGAATACGAAGAAATAGCTTCAATTGTTGATAAGAGTAGTGTGAACTGCAGGAAGATCTTTCAACGTGCACGAAAAAGCATGTTGGAGAAACCGAAGCAATCAAAATTAAGCACGGAGAAAATGGCTTCTTATGTTGAAAAGTTTGTAGCATCATTACAGTGTGGGGATACGGAAGGTATGTTGGAAGTATTAAAAACAGATGCTATACTCAAAGCTGATGGTGGCGGTAAAGTTACGACTGCGATCAATCCAATTTATTCTGCAGATCGAATTATACGTTTGTTCTTTGGAATTGCACAACGATTGACAGAAGAGTACACTGTTGATTTCAAAATGGTAAATGGTATACCAGGAGTTATAGTTACAATAAATAATAAAGTAACATATGTTCTTTCGTTTGCATTTGAGGATGAGAAGATTTCAAATATTTATATGATGGTTAATCCTGAAAAACTTATGCATTTAAATGTAAAAATATAA
- a CDS encoding luciferase family protein, translating into MSFSEMIRNEVLSWAGVSEKPHRFGGIEINYGKKELGHLHGDKLADLPFPKLKRDELVKQGLVKSHHVLPESGWISYYLKSEEDIPFAIELFRMQYDRIKK; encoded by the coding sequence ATGTCATTTAGTGAAATGATTAGAAATGAAGTACTCAGCTGGGCGGGTGTTTCTGAAAAACCGCATCGATTTGGTGGTATTGAAATAAATTATGGCAAGAAAGAACTTGGCCATCTTCATGGTGATAAATTAGCTGATTTACCATTTCCGAAGTTAAAGCGAGATGAATTAGTGAAGCAAGGCTTGGTAAAATCACATCACGTATTACCTGAATCAGGATGGATCAGTTATTATTTAAAGAGTGAAGAGGATATTCCATTTGCAATTGAGTTATTTCGTATGCAATATGACCGAATTAAAAAGTAA
- a CDS encoding helix-turn-helix domain-containing protein — translation MLFIIHNGRYIVYSVGVFFMEEIQLILAKNLKSIREKEKLSLEKVSQLTGVSKTMIGQIERGDSSPTLTTIWKIANGLKVSFTSLINNPQPDTKVVLRNDVQVLSEDNGRYKVYPSFPFQDNRNFEIYMVEIDTEGKLSSEAHKEGTEEFITVFEGKLTIDINDCQYTLNNGDSIRFKADRPHTYTNSGRTLTRLSMTIYYPAL, via the coding sequence GTGCTTTTTATTATACATAACGGTCGTTATATTGTATACAGTGTAGGAGTGTTTTTTATGGAAGAAATTCAACTTATTCTGGCAAAAAATTTAAAATCAATACGTGAAAAAGAAAAATTAAGTTTAGAAAAGGTCTCTCAATTAACAGGTGTAAGTAAAACAATGATTGGACAGATAGAAAGAGGAGATTCAAGCCCGACACTAACAACAATATGGAAAATTGCTAATGGTTTGAAAGTATCATTTACCTCTTTAATTAATAATCCACAGCCTGATACGAAAGTAGTTTTACGAAATGATGTTCAAGTATTGTCTGAAGACAATGGGAGATATAAGGTGTATCCCTCATTTCCTTTCCAAGATAATAGGAATTTTGAAATCTATATGGTTGAAATTGATACAGAAGGGAAATTAAGTTCAGAAGCGCATAAAGAAGGAACAGAAGAGTTTATAACGGTATTTGAAGGGAAATTGACAATTGACATAAACGATTGTCAATATACGTTAAATAATGGAGACTCAATTCGCTTTAAGGCGGATAGACCGCATACTTATACTAATTCAGGAAGAACATTAACGCGGTTAAGTATGACTATTTATTATCCAGCTTTATAA
- a CDS encoding DUF3974 domain-containing protein translates to MSFIQTVLLLLGTLLLIAFTVVVLVVYFGRKLYFSWTKPYKRAQDSLDKLSNKSIPFLQEFTQHPLFYRWIRTEGKKEQNTLNTLFCASGQRTREQVFSMLPKEKQKKVHVMAKTTKKLTNEDIDVATMKVKDFLRQEAQQTVKPTDLSFYKLYFYDRYPDALNTIQAYKRSINPSLQRTVDDITISVLNALPYYQEQRMFEQQHKLETFLMKDLTTMLSLVVQLPPSQRPEKEEELKIYLENFQKEMEVVERDIRDSIDHDLNVKMRAATEKFKNK, encoded by the coding sequence ATGAGTTTCATTCAAACAGTACTATTACTACTCGGTACATTGCTTTTAATAGCATTTACTGTTGTTGTTTTAGTCGTATATTTCGGAAGGAAGCTGTATTTTTCATGGACGAAGCCATATAAAAGAGCGCAAGATTCTTTAGATAAGTTATCAAACAAATCAATACCGTTTCTACAAGAATTTACACAACATCCACTGTTTTATCGCTGGATTCGCACCGAAGGGAAGAAAGAACAAAATACATTAAATACTCTATTTTGTGCATCAGGTCAACGTACGAGAGAACAAGTCTTCTCGATGTTACCGAAAGAAAAGCAGAAAAAAGTGCATGTAATGGCAAAAACTACGAAAAAGCTTACGAATGAAGATATCGATGTAGCCACGATGAAAGTGAAAGATTTCTTAAGACAAGAAGCGCAGCAAACGGTAAAACCGACAGACTTATCATTTTACAAATTGTATTTTTATGACCGTTATCCAGACGCATTAAATACAATTCAAGCGTATAAACGCTCAATAAATCCTTCATTACAAAGAACGGTTGATGATATTACAATTTCAGTATTGAATGCACTTCCGTACTATCAAGAGCAACGCATGTTTGAACAACAACATAAACTTGAAACATTCTTAATGAAAGATTTAACGACCATGTTATCGTTGGTAGTACAATTACCACCTTCACAAAGACCAGAGAAGGAAGAAGAATTGAAAATCTACTTGGAAAATTTCCAAAAAGAAATGGAAGTAGTAGAGCGAGATATTCGCGACTCAATTGATCACGATTTAAATGTGAAGATGAGAGCAGCGACTGAGAAGTTTAAGAATAAATAG
- a CDS encoding O-methyltransferase translates to MKRMDTVDSLLLQLEQYGEEHDRNKKTREEKLRNVSREMGQFLSILVKGCNAKNILEIGTSNGYSTLWLANAVEETNGNVTTVELSSERVGEALVNFEKANLLQRIDIHNQEAGAFLDSQLDHSFDFIFLDSERTQYMWWFEHIKRMLQPKGFLVVDNATSHASELDEFIKMIEEDDTFETVLLAFQKGAFVAHKNK, encoded by the coding sequence ATGAAAAGAATGGATACAGTAGATTCATTATTATTGCAACTTGAACAATATGGAGAAGAGCATGATCGAAATAAAAAAACAAGGGAAGAAAAATTACGGAATGTTTCTCGTGAGATGGGGCAATTTTTATCAATTTTAGTAAAAGGGTGTAATGCAAAAAACATTTTAGAAATCGGAACTTCTAATGGTTATTCTACATTGTGGTTAGCTAATGCGGTAGAAGAAACAAATGGAAATGTAACAACTGTAGAGCTTTCTTCAGAACGAGTTGGAGAGGCACTTGTCAATTTTGAAAAGGCAAACCTGTTACAAAGAATTGATATTCACAATCAAGAAGCAGGGGCATTTTTAGATTCTCAATTAGATCATTCATTTGATTTTATTTTCCTAGATTCAGAGCGCACGCAATACATGTGGTGGTTTGAGCATATAAAACGTATGTTACAGCCAAAAGGTTTTCTTGTTGTTGATAATGCAACTTCTCATGCAAGTGAATTAGATGAGTTTATAAAAATGATTGAAGAAGATGATACGTTTGAAACAGTGTTATTAGCGTTTCAAAAGGGAGCATTTGTAGCTCACAAAAATAAATAG
- a CDS encoding collagen-like triple helix repeat-containing protein, which translates to MIYIQDDNEIRKKEIMSMALDIIFPYRLTGPTGPTGSTGLTGSTGSTGSTGPTGSTGSTGSTGSIVTTNSMFANNTSGGPVSVILGGTNIPLSNNQSLGNFTVNASNDVFTIPVTGRYHLTYQVNTTTALLAGTRLLLNASTPIPGSIFSPALSTSNYSNNLITNLNAGNTISLQLFGILSVVNLVGGGSTGASLTIIRID; encoded by the coding sequence GTGATTTATATTCAAGATGATAATGAAATTAGAAAAAAAGAAATAATGTCAATGGCCCTTGACATTATTTTCCCTTACAGGCTTACTGGACCTACGGGGCCTACTGGAAGTACTGGGCTTACCGGGAGTACTGGATCTACCGGAAGTACTGGGCCTACCGGAAGTACTGGGTCTACCGGAAGTACTGGGTCTATCGTTACAACAAACTCTATGTTCGCTAATAATACATCAGGTGGTCCTGTTTCAGTCATATTAGGAGGAACAAACATTCCACTTTCAAATAACCAAAGTCTTGGTAATTTTACAGTTAACGCTTCAAATGACGTATTTACAATTCCTGTAACTGGAAGATATCATTTAACCTATCAAGTTAATACGACAACCGCTCTACTTGCTGGAACTAGACTACTATTAAACGCTTCTACGCCAATTCCTGGCTCTATTTTTTCTCCCGCTTTATCAACTTCAAATTATAGTAATAATTTAATTACTAATTTAAATGCTGGTAATACAATTTCACTACAATTATTTGGTATATTATCTGTCGTGAATTTAGTTGGAGGTGGATCAACAGGTGCCTCTCTTACAATTATACGAATTGATTAA
- a CDS encoding exosporium glycoprotein BclB-related protein has product MTSNNCFGHNHCNNPIVFTPDCCNNPQTVPITSEQLGRLITLLNSLISAIAAFFANPSDANRLALLNLFTQLLNLLNELAPSPEGNFLKQLIQSIINLLQSPNPNLSQLLSLLQQFYSALAPFFFSLIIDPASLQLLLNLLTQLIGATPGGGATGPTGPTGPGGGATGPTGPTGPGGGATGPTGATGATGATGPTGPTGATGPAGTGGATGLTGATGPTGATGLTGATGLTGATGATGGGAIIPFASGTTPAALVNALVANTGTLLGFGFSQPGIALTGGTSITLALGVGDYAFVAPRAGVITSLAGFFSATAALAPLSPVQVQIQILTAPAASNTFTVQGAPLLLTPAFAAIAIGSTASGIIPEAIPVAAGDKILLYVSLTAASPIAAVAGFVSAGINIV; this is encoded by the coding sequence ATGACAAGTAATAATTGTTTCGGTCATAACCACTGCAATAATCCGATTGTTTTCACTCCAGATTGTTGTAACAATCCACAAACAGTTCCGATTACTAGTGAGCAATTAGGTAGATTAATTACTTTACTAAACTCTTTAATTTCGGCTATTGCAGCGTTTTTTGCAAATCCAAGTGATGCAAACAGATTAGCTTTACTCAATTTGTTTACTCAACTATTGAACTTACTAAATGAATTAGCACCTTCTCCAGAAGGGAATTTCTTAAAACAATTAATTCAAAGTATTATTAATTTACTACAATCTCCTAACCCAAATCTAAGTCAATTACTTTCTTTATTACAACAATTCTACAGTGCTCTTGCACCATTCTTCTTCTCTTTAATTATTGACCCTGCAAGTTTACAACTTTTATTAAACTTATTAACTCAATTAATTGGTGCTACTCCAGGAGGCGGAGCAACAGGTCCAACAGGTCCAACAGGTCCAGGAGGTGGAGCGACAGGTCCAACAGGTCCAACAGGTCCAGGAGGCGGAGCGACAGGTCCAACAGGAGCAACAGGAGCAACAGGAGCGACAGGTCCAACAGGCCCAACAGGAGCGACAGGTCCAGCAGGTACTGGTGGAGCAACAGGTTTAACAGGAGCAACAGGCCCAACGGGAGCAACAGGTTTAACAGGAGCAACAGGCTTAACAGGAGCAACGGGTGCAACTGGTGGCGGAGCTATTATTCCGTTTGCTTCAGGTACAACACCAGCAGCGTTAGTTAATGCGTTAGTAGCTAATACAGGAACTCTTCTTGGATTTGGATTTAGTCAGCCTGGTATAGCATTAACGGGTGGAACAAGTATCACATTAGCATTAGGTGTAGGTGATTATGCATTTGTAGCACCAAGAGCAGGGGTTATTACGTCATTAGCAGGTTTCTTTAGTGCAACAGCTGCATTAGCTCCATTATCACCTGTTCAAGTGCAAATACAAATATTAACTGCACCTGCAGCAAGCAATACGTTTACAGTACAAGGCGCACCTCTTTTATTAACACCAGCATTTGCCGCAATAGCGATTGGTTCTACAGCATCAGGAATCATACCTGAAGCTATTCCAGTAGCGGCTGGGGATAAAATACTGTTATATGTTTCATTAACAGCAGCAAGTCCAATAGCTGCAGTTGCTGGATTTGTAAGTGCAGGTATTAATATCGTTTAA